A single window of Eucalyptus grandis isolate ANBG69807.140 chromosome 1, ASM1654582v1, whole genome shotgun sequence DNA harbors:
- the LOC104444463 gene encoding LOW QUALITY PROTEIN: triacylglycerol lipase SDP1 (The sequence of the model RefSeq protein was modified relative to this genomic sequence to represent the inferred CDS: inserted 7 bases in 6 codons), which yields MDISNEATVDRFSIGPSTIMGRTIAFRILFCKSLFHLQHEILRVLLAYYHRIRAMVAPVFSWLHPRNPQGILAMVTIVAFLLKRYTNVKVRAEMAYRRKFWRNMMRTALTYEXWAHAAKMLDKETPRMNDCDLYDEELVRNKLQELRHRRQEGSMRDIIFCMRADLVRNLGNMCNPELHKGRLQVPKLIKDYIDEVSTQLRMVCESDSEELSLEEKLSFMHETRHAFGRTALXLSGGASLGAFHIGVVXTLVEHKLLPRIIAGSSVGSVMCAVVATRSWPELQSFFEDSLHSLQFFDQLGGIFTVVKRVMTQGAVHEIRHLQWMLRHLTSNLTFQEAYDMTGRVLGITVCSPRKHEPPRCLNYLTSPHVVIXSAVTASCAFPGLFEAQELMAKDRSGEIVPYHPPFNLEPEEGSGPSMRRWRDGSLEIDLPMMQLKELFNVNHFIVSQANPHIAPLLRLKELVRAYGGNFAAKLAHLAEMEVKHRCNQVLELGFPLGGIAQLFAQDWEGDVTVVMPATLAQYSKMLQNPSVVELQKAVNQGRRCTWEKLSAIKANCGIELALDECVAVLNHMRRLKRSAERAAAASSHGLAXTVRFNASRRIPSWNCLARENSTGSLEEYILNDVTSSLHPQGSGFHASGGLSGRNILAHRHDGSDSESENVDLNSWTRSGGPLMRTASANKFIDYVQNLDIDFELKMLPSPNSINAQMGRDPFVQTSRVTTPDRSSEGMEFDQRDLGTRNSSSITVNEGDXLQAERVPDGFVLNVVRREDLASPNRSGDCSCEVPECLQLDSPEKEMDVSSASESSDDDTNGESGSNLTTLDGNNISGHADDANYRNEQIHADGASSRPQ from the exons ATGGATATAAGCAATGAGGCGACTGTCGATCGGTTCTCCATCGGCCCTTCAACAATCATGGGGCGAACGATTGCTTTTAGGATTCTGTTCTGTAAATCCCTGTTCCATCTGCAACACGAAATCTTGCGTGTACTTTTGGCTTACTACCATAGGATAAGAGCCATGGTGGCCCCAGTGTTTTCTTGGTTGCATCCAAGAAATCCGCAAGGAATCCTAGCGATGGTGACCATAGTTGCTTTCTTGTTGAAACGGTACACCAATGTAAAAGTGAGGGCCGAAATGGCCTACCGGAGGAAGTTTTGGAGGAATATGATGAGAACCGCGCTGACCTACG GGTGGGCTCATGCTGCGAAGATGCTTGATAAGGAGACGCCAAGGATGAATGATTGTGACCTTTATGATGAAGAACTGGTGAGGAATAAGCTTCAAGAGCTCCGCCATCGTCGCCAGGAGGGATCTATGCGAGATATCATCTTTTGCATGAGAGCCGATCTAGTGAGAAATCTTGGCAACATGTGCAATCCCGAGCTTCACAAAGGGAGGCTTCAAGTGCCGAAGCTCATAAAGGACTACATCGATGAGGTGTCGACACAGTTAAGAATGGTGTGCGAATCAGATTCTGAAGAGCTCTCTTTGGAAGAGAAGCTTTCTTTCATGCACGAAACTAGGCATGCCTTTGGCAGGACGGCTT CTTTGAGTGGAGGAGCGTCCCTCGGAGCATTTCACATTGGCGTGG AAACGTTGGTGGAGCACAAGCTTTTACCTAGAATAATTGCAGGCTCCAGTGTTGGATCCGTCATGTGCGCCGTCGTTGCAACTAGGTCTTGGCCTGAGCTCCAGAGTTTCTTTGAGGATTCTTTGCACTCGTTGCAGTTCTTCGATCAATTAGGTGGCATTTTTACAGTTGTGAAAAGGGTTATGACACAAGGAGCCGTTCATGAGATCAGACACTTGCAATGGATGTTGAGGCACCTCACCAGCAATCTTACGTTTCAAGAAGCATATGACATGACTGGACGAGTTCTTGGGATAACGGTGTGCTCGCCAAGGAAGCATGAGCCCCCTAGATGCCTCAATTACTTGACTTCGCCTCACGTGGTGA TGAGTGCAGTGACCGCCTCTTGTGCCTTCCCTGGTCTTTTTGAAGCTCAGGAACTAATGGCGAAGGATCGGAGCGGAGAAATTGTTCCATACCATCCGCCATTTAATTTAGAACCAGAGGAGGGTTCAGGCCCATCTATGCGTCGGTGGAGGGATGGTAGCTTGGAGATTGATTTGCCAATGATGCAGCTGAAAGAGCTGTTCAACGTCAATCATTTCATCGTCAGTCAGGCAAACCCTCATATTGCACCACTTTTAAGGCTCAAGGAACTTGTTAGAGCTTATGGAGGAAACTTTGCAGCCAAG CTTGCTCACCTTGCTGAGATGGAGGTAAAACATAGATGCAACCAGGTCCTGGAACTTGGTTTTCCTCTGGGAGGAATAGCCCAGCTGTTTGCTCAAGATTGGGAGGGTGATGTCACGGTTGTTATGCCTGCAACACTTGCTCAG TACTCAAAGATGCTACAAAATCCATCTGTTGTGGAACTGCAAAAGGCGGTCAATCAGGGGAGGAGGTGCACTTGGGAGAAGCTCTCGGCCATAAAAGCCAATTGTGGCATTGAACTTGCTCTTGATGAATGTGTTGCGGTCCTAAACCACATGCGCAGGCTCAAAAGAAGCGCCGAGAGAGCAGCAGCTGCTTCTTCTCACGGTTTAGC AACAGTCAGGTTCAATGCTTCTAGGAGAATCCCTTCATGGAATTGCCTTGCTCGAGAAAACTCAACAGGATCCCTGGAGGAATATATCCTCAATGATGTGACTTCCTCCTTACATCCTCAGGGAAGTGGTTTTCATGCATCAGGAGGATTGTCAGGCAGAAATATACTGGCTCACAGGCATGACGGAAGCGACAGCGAATCGGAGAATGTTGATTTGAATTCGTGGACGAGGTCAGGTGGCCCATTGATGAGGACTGCATCAGCAAATAAGTTCATCGATTATGTCCAGAATTTGGACATTGACTTTGAACTGAAGATGTTGCCAAGTCCAAATTCCATCAATGCTCAGATGGGAAGAGACCCATTTGTCCAAACCTCGCGGGTGACCACACCAGACCGGAGTTCAGAGGGAATGGAGTTTGACCAGAGGGATCTAGGGACTAGAAACAGCTCGAGCATAACAGTCAATGAAGGTG CTTTACAGGCAGAAAGGGTTCCTGATGGGTTCGTGCTCAACGTCGTGCGAAGGGAGGATCTGGCATCGCCAAATAGAAGTGGGGACTGCAGTTGCGAAGTCCCTGAATGCTTGCAACTGGATTCGCCGGAGAAGGAGATGGATGTGAGTTCGGCATCCGAATCTAGCGATGACGATACAAACGGTGAAAGCGGCTCAAATCTTACTACTCTAGATGGCAATAACATCTCAGGTCATGCTGATGATGCAAATTACAGAAATGAACAGATCCATGCAGATGGAGCGTCTTCACGACCTCAATGA